The Papaver somniferum cultivar HN1 chromosome 3, ASM357369v1, whole genome shotgun sequence genome includes a region encoding these proteins:
- the LOC113357037 gene encoding probable protein phosphatase 2C 55 isoform X1 yields MAAAASGSKALLSDCCLDGFTLKNGHVSNSAKQVCFSFNKKSLYSGSRASMSLKNRKPSNDNLHCGYFMFDAMRKSCDYNPLIGGCRRLHTSSAAFVSVGASPDSSVHGSGCDQQLVTPTVSSDQKSLGDKTLKLVSGSCYLPHPDKVDTGGEDAHFICIDEQATGVADGVGGWAEVGINAGLYAQELMSNSVIAIVNEPKGSIDPARVLEKAHSSTKAQGSSTACIIALTNEGIHAINLGDSGFIVVRDGSTVYRSPVQQHGFNFPYQLECGRNGDLPSSGQVLTVPVAPGDVIVAGTDGLFDNLFNSEITDIIVQAVRAGLEPQGAAEKIAALARQRALDEKRTSPFSKAAREAGFQYYGGKLDDVTVVVSYITNSTTTNLSAMEKEKKKDKHTMQYSAHPLGFMW; encoded by the exons ATGGCTGCTGCTGCTAGTGGTTCCAAAGCTTTgttgagtgattgttgcttagATGGCTTTACTTTGAAGAATGGTCACGTATCAAACTCGGCAAAAcaagtttgtttttcctttaataaAAAAAGTCTCTACAGTGGTAGTAGAGCAAGCATGAGCTTGAAGAATAGAAAACCCTCGAATGATAATCTGCATTGTGGGTATTTCATGTTTGATGCAATGAGAAAGAGTTGCGACTACAACCCGTTAATAGGAGGATGCAGACGTTTACATACCTCATCGGCTGCATTTGTCTCAGTTGGTGCTTCTCCTGATTCATCTGTTCATGGTTCAGGATGTGATCAACAGCTTGTAACTCCCACTGTTTCATCTGACCA GAAGAGTTTGGGTGACAAGACCTTGAAGTTGGTTTCAGGATCATGTTACTTACCCCACCCTGATAAAGTAGATACCGGAGGCGAGGATGCACATTTTATATGCATTGACGAGCAAGCTACTGGGGTAGCAGATGGTGTTGGTGGCTGGGCTGAAGTTGGTATTAATGCAGGACTGTATGCCCAAGAGCTCATGTCTAACTCAGTAATTGCAATTGTGAACGAACCTAAAGGTTCGATTGACCCAGCAAGGGTTTTAGAGAAAGCCCATTCAAGCACGAAAGCGCAAGGATCATCAACAGCGTGCATTATAGCATTGACAAATGAG GGTATCCATGCCATCAATTTAGGTGACAGTGGTTTTATAGTGGTAAGAGATGGGTCCACGGTCTACCGTTCCCCTGTGCAACAGCATGGTTTCAATTTCCCTTATCAACTAGAGTGTGGAAGAAATGGTGATCTTCCAAGCAGTGGTCAG GTATTGACGGTACCTGTTGCACCCGGGGATGTCATTGTTGCTGGAACAGACGGACTATTCGATAACTTGTTCAACAGTGAAATCACAGATATTATTGTTCAGGCTGTTAGGGCTGGGTTGGAGCCTCAAGGAGCTGCAGAGAAGATTGCAGCACTAGCAAGGCAGAGAGCGCTTGACGAAAAACGAACATCACCATTTTCTAAAGCTGCACGAGAAGCGGGATTTCAGTATTATGGTGGCAAGCTTGACGATGTCACTGTCGTTGTCTCCTATATCACCAACTCTACAACAACAAAT CTCTCAgcaatggaaaaagaaaaaaagaaagataagcATACGATGCAATACAGCGCACACCCACTTGGATTCATGTGGTGA
- the LOC113357036 gene encoding G-box-binding factor 1-like isoform X4, with protein MGTGEESTAAKPAAPTASTQETPPTATYPDWTTQMQAYYGAAPPPPFFTSNVASSTPHPYVWGGQHLMPPYGTPIPYPGLYPHGGLYPHPGVPPPAPDAVKEIEGKGPDRKERGSTKKSKGNSGNAGLVVGKSGESAKLTSGSGNDGASQSADSGSEGVSQSSDENTNQREVGTKKKGFNQMLAEGANAQNNDTVGYSGAVVPATVPGNPVGTIPGTNLNMGMDLWNTSPVGTIPLRAATVPPKMVGREGVPADHDERELKRQKRKQSNRESARRSRLRKQAECEDLQSKVEILNNENHSLSDELQRLSEQCEKLSTENKTLMEELNQLYGPDAVAALQGVSTNMLAQSVHGDGKGQDASIQSNNLVSGHPNGSLYNSNSTQLGSN; from the exons ATGGGTACTGGAGAAGAAAGTACAGCAGCAAAGCCTGCTGCGCCAACTGCATCAACTCAG GAAACACCACCAACAGCCACATATCCTGATTGGACTACTCAAATGCAG GCATACTATGGTGCAGCCCCTCCGCCTCCCTTTTTCACTTCAAATGTTGCTTCCTCAACTCCTCACCCATACGTGTGGGGCGGCCAG CATTTAATGCCTCCATACGGAACTCCTATTCCATACCCCGGTTTATATCCTCATGGAGGACTTTATCCTCATCCGGGTGTACCTCCTCCG GCTCCGGATGCAGTTAAAGAAATAGAAGGGAAGGGCCCTGACCGAAAAGAACGGGGTTCAACAAAGAAGTCCAAAGGAAATTCAGGAAATGCAGGTCTCGTAGTCGGAAAGTCTGGAGAAAGCGCAAAGTTGACTTCAGGCTCAGGAAATGACGGTGCCTCACAAAG TGCTGACAGTGGGAGTGAGGGCGTATCACAGTCAAGTGACGAGAACACTAATCAAAGA GAAGTTGGGACTAAGAAAAAAGGCTTTAACCAGATGCTTGCGGAAG GAGCAAATGCACAGAACAACGATACTGTTGGATACAGTGGTGCAGTCGTTCCAGCTACAGTTCCTGGGAACCCAGTAGGAACTATTCCAGGGACTAATTTGAACATGGGAATGGACCTTTGGAATACGTCTCCTGTTGGAACTATACCTCTTAGAGCGGCCACAGTTCCGCCGAAAATGGTTGGGCGTGAAGGAGTTCCAGCTGACCAT GATGAACGTGAACTAAAAAGGCAGAAAAGGAAGCAGTCTAATCGGGAGTCAGCCAGGAGGTCAAGGTTGCGCAAGCAG GCTGAATGCGAAGACTTACAATCCAAGGTTGAGATTTTGAACAATGAAAATCATAGCCTCAGTGACGAGCTGCAGAGGCTGTCCGAGCAATGCGAGAAGCTCTCAACTGAAAATAAGACTTTAATG GAAGAGCTGAACCAGCTATATGGACCAGATGCCGTAGCTGCTCTCCAAGGCGTCAGCACTAACATGCTAGCCCAATCAGTCCATGGTGATGGCAAAGGACAAGATGCATCGATACAAAGCAACAACTTGGTGTCGGGTCACCCAAATGGAAGTTTATATAACTCTAATAGCACTCAGCTCGGGTCTAATTGA
- the LOC113357036 gene encoding G-box-binding factor 1-like isoform X1 — translation MGTGEESTAAKPAAPTASTQETPPTATYPDWTTQMQAYYGAAPPPPFFTSNVASSTPHPYVWGGQHLMPPYGTPIPYPGLYPHGGLYPHPGVPPPAPDAVKEIEGKGPDRKERGSTKKSKGNSGNAGLVVGKSGESAKLTSGSGNDGASQSADSGSEGVSQSSDENTNQREVGTKKKGFNQMLAEGANAQNNDTVGYSGAVVPATVPGNPVGTIPGTNLNMGMDLWNTSPVGTIPLRAATVPPKMVGREGVPADHVWVQQDERELKRQKRKQSNRESARRSRLRKQAECEDLQSKVEILNNENHSLSDELQRLSEQCEKLSTENKTLMEELNQLYGPDAVAALQGVSTNMLAQSVHGDGKGQDASIQSNNLVSGHPNGSLYNSNSTQLGSN, via the exons ATGGGTACTGGAGAAGAAAGTACAGCAGCAAAGCCTGCTGCGCCAACTGCATCAACTCAG GAAACACCACCAACAGCCACATATCCTGATTGGACTACTCAAATGCAG GCATACTATGGTGCAGCCCCTCCGCCTCCCTTTTTCACTTCAAATGTTGCTTCCTCAACTCCTCACCCATACGTGTGGGGCGGCCAG CATTTAATGCCTCCATACGGAACTCCTATTCCATACCCCGGTTTATATCCTCATGGAGGACTTTATCCTCATCCGGGTGTACCTCCTCCG GCTCCGGATGCAGTTAAAGAAATAGAAGGGAAGGGCCCTGACCGAAAAGAACGGGGTTCAACAAAGAAGTCCAAAGGAAATTCAGGAAATGCAGGTCTCGTAGTCGGAAAGTCTGGAGAAAGCGCAAAGTTGACTTCAGGCTCAGGAAATGACGGTGCCTCACAAAG TGCTGACAGTGGGAGTGAGGGCGTATCACAGTCAAGTGACGAGAACACTAATCAAAGA GAAGTTGGGACTAAGAAAAAAGGCTTTAACCAGATGCTTGCGGAAG GAGCAAATGCACAGAACAACGATACTGTTGGATACAGTGGTGCAGTCGTTCCAGCTACAGTTCCTGGGAACCCAGTAGGAACTATTCCAGGGACTAATTTGAACATGGGAATGGACCTTTGGAATACGTCTCCTGTTGGAACTATACCTCTTAGAGCGGCCACAGTTCCGCCGAAAATGGTTGGGCGTGAAGGAGTTCCAGCTGACCATGTATGGGTTCAG CAGGATGAACGTGAACTAAAAAGGCAGAAAAGGAAGCAGTCTAATCGGGAGTCAGCCAGGAGGTCAAGGTTGCGCAAGCAG GCTGAATGCGAAGACTTACAATCCAAGGTTGAGATTTTGAACAATGAAAATCATAGCCTCAGTGACGAGCTGCAGAGGCTGTCCGAGCAATGCGAGAAGCTCTCAACTGAAAATAAGACTTTAATG GAAGAGCTGAACCAGCTATATGGACCAGATGCCGTAGCTGCTCTCCAAGGCGTCAGCACTAACATGCTAGCCCAATCAGTCCATGGTGATGGCAAAGGACAAGATGCATCGATACAAAGCAACAACTTGGTGTCGGGTCACCCAAATGGAAGTTTATATAACTCTAATAGCACTCAGCTCGGGTCTAATTGA
- the LOC113357037 gene encoding probable protein phosphatase 2C 55 isoform X2, which translates to MAAAASGSKALLSDCCLDGFTLKNGHVSNSAKQVCFSFNKKSLYSGSRASMSLKNRKPSNDNLHCGYFMFDAMRKSCDYNPLIGGCRRLHTSSAAFVSVGASPDSSVHGSGCDQQLVTPTVSSDQKSLGDKTLKLVSGSCYLPHPDKVDTGGEDAHFICIDEQATGVADGVGGWAEVGINAGLYAQELMSNSVIAIVNEPKGSIDPARVLEKAHSSTKAQGSSTACIIALTNEQGIHAINLGDSGFIVVRDGSTVYRSPVQQHGFNFPYQLECGRNGDLPSSGQVLTVPVAPGDVIVAGTDGLFDNLFNSEITDIIVQAVRAGLEPQGAAEKIAALARQRALDEKRTSPFSKAAREAGFQYYGGKLDDVTVVVSYITNSTTTNV; encoded by the exons ATGGCTGCTGCTGCTAGTGGTTCCAAAGCTTTgttgagtgattgttgcttagATGGCTTTACTTTGAAGAATGGTCACGTATCAAACTCGGCAAAAcaagtttgtttttcctttaataaAAAAAGTCTCTACAGTGGTAGTAGAGCAAGCATGAGCTTGAAGAATAGAAAACCCTCGAATGATAATCTGCATTGTGGGTATTTCATGTTTGATGCAATGAGAAAGAGTTGCGACTACAACCCGTTAATAGGAGGATGCAGACGTTTACATACCTCATCGGCTGCATTTGTCTCAGTTGGTGCTTCTCCTGATTCATCTGTTCATGGTTCAGGATGTGATCAACAGCTTGTAACTCCCACTGTTTCATCTGACCA GAAGAGTTTGGGTGACAAGACCTTGAAGTTGGTTTCAGGATCATGTTACTTACCCCACCCTGATAAAGTAGATACCGGAGGCGAGGATGCACATTTTATATGCATTGACGAGCAAGCTACTGGGGTAGCAGATGGTGTTGGTGGCTGGGCTGAAGTTGGTATTAATGCAGGACTGTATGCCCAAGAGCTCATGTCTAACTCAGTAATTGCAATTGTGAACGAACCTAAAGGTTCGATTGACCCAGCAAGGGTTTTAGAGAAAGCCCATTCAAGCACGAAAGCGCAAGGATCATCAACAGCGTGCATTATAGCATTGACAAATGAG CAGGGTATCCATGCCATCAATTTAGGTGACAGTGGTTTTATAGTGGTAAGAGATGGGTCCACGGTCTACCGTTCCCCTGTGCAACAGCATGGTTTCAATTTCCCTTATCAACTAGAGTGTGGAAGAAATGGTGATCTTCCAAGCAGTGGTCAG GTATTGACGGTACCTGTTGCACCCGGGGATGTCATTGTTGCTGGAACAGACGGACTATTCGATAACTTGTTCAACAGTGAAATCACAGATATTATTGTTCAGGCTGTTAGGGCTGGGTTGGAGCCTCAAGGAGCTGCAGAGAAGATTGCAGCACTAGCAAGGCAGAGAGCGCTTGACGAAAAACGAACATCACCATTTTCTAAAGCTGCACGAGAAGCGGGATTTCAGTATTATGGTGGCAAGCTTGACGATGTCACTGTCGTTGTCTCCTATATCACCAACTCTACAACAACAAATGTATGA
- the LOC113357036 gene encoding G-box-binding factor 1-like isoform X5 produces MGTGEESTAAKPAAPTASTQETPPTATYPDWTTQMQHLMPPYGTPIPYPGLYPHGGLYPHPGVPPPAPDAVKEIEGKGPDRKERGSTKKSKGNSGNAGLVVGKSGESAKLTSGSGNDGASQSADSGSEGVSQSSDENTNQREVGTKKKGFNQMLAEGANAQNNDTVGYSGAVVPATVPGNPVGTIPGTNLNMGMDLWNTSPVGTIPLRAATVPPKMVGREGVPADHVWVQQDERELKRQKRKQSNRESARRSRLRKQAECEDLQSKVEILNNENHSLSDELQRLSEQCEKLSTENKTLMEELNQLYGPDAVAALQGVSTNMLAQSVHGDGKGQDASIQSNNLVSGHPNGSLYNSNSTQLGSN; encoded by the exons ATGGGTACTGGAGAAGAAAGTACAGCAGCAAAGCCTGCTGCGCCAACTGCATCAACTCAG GAAACACCACCAACAGCCACATATCCTGATTGGACTACTCAAATGCAG CATTTAATGCCTCCATACGGAACTCCTATTCCATACCCCGGTTTATATCCTCATGGAGGACTTTATCCTCATCCGGGTGTACCTCCTCCG GCTCCGGATGCAGTTAAAGAAATAGAAGGGAAGGGCCCTGACCGAAAAGAACGGGGTTCAACAAAGAAGTCCAAAGGAAATTCAGGAAATGCAGGTCTCGTAGTCGGAAAGTCTGGAGAAAGCGCAAAGTTGACTTCAGGCTCAGGAAATGACGGTGCCTCACAAAG TGCTGACAGTGGGAGTGAGGGCGTATCACAGTCAAGTGACGAGAACACTAATCAAAGA GAAGTTGGGACTAAGAAAAAAGGCTTTAACCAGATGCTTGCGGAAG GAGCAAATGCACAGAACAACGATACTGTTGGATACAGTGGTGCAGTCGTTCCAGCTACAGTTCCTGGGAACCCAGTAGGAACTATTCCAGGGACTAATTTGAACATGGGAATGGACCTTTGGAATACGTCTCCTGTTGGAACTATACCTCTTAGAGCGGCCACAGTTCCGCCGAAAATGGTTGGGCGTGAAGGAGTTCCAGCTGACCATGTATGGGTTCAG CAGGATGAACGTGAACTAAAAAGGCAGAAAAGGAAGCAGTCTAATCGGGAGTCAGCCAGGAGGTCAAGGTTGCGCAAGCAG GCTGAATGCGAAGACTTACAATCCAAGGTTGAGATTTTGAACAATGAAAATCATAGCCTCAGTGACGAGCTGCAGAGGCTGTCCGAGCAATGCGAGAAGCTCTCAACTGAAAATAAGACTTTAATG GAAGAGCTGAACCAGCTATATGGACCAGATGCCGTAGCTGCTCTCCAAGGCGTCAGCACTAACATGCTAGCCCAATCAGTCCATGGTGATGGCAAAGGACAAGATGCATCGATACAAAGCAACAACTTGGTGTCGGGTCACCCAAATGGAAGTTTATATAACTCTAATAGCACTCAGCTCGGGTCTAATTGA
- the LOC113357036 gene encoding G-box-binding factor 1-like isoform X2: protein MGTGEESTAAKPAAPTASTQETPPTATYPDWTTQMQAYYGAAPPPPFFTSNVASSTPHPYVWGGQHLMPPYGTPIPYPGLYPHGGLYPHPGVPPPAPDAVKEIEGKGPDRKERGSTKKSKGNSGNAGLVVGKSGESAKLTSGSGNDGASQSADSGSEGVSQSSDENTNQREVGTKKKGFNQMLAEGANAQNNDTVGYSGAVVPATVPGNPVGTIPGTNLNMGMDLWNTSPVGTIPLRAATVPPKMVGREGVPADHVWVQDERELKRQKRKQSNRESARRSRLRKQAECEDLQSKVEILNNENHSLSDELQRLSEQCEKLSTENKTLMEELNQLYGPDAVAALQGVSTNMLAQSVHGDGKGQDASIQSNNLVSGHPNGSLYNSNSTQLGSN from the exons ATGGGTACTGGAGAAGAAAGTACAGCAGCAAAGCCTGCTGCGCCAACTGCATCAACTCAG GAAACACCACCAACAGCCACATATCCTGATTGGACTACTCAAATGCAG GCATACTATGGTGCAGCCCCTCCGCCTCCCTTTTTCACTTCAAATGTTGCTTCCTCAACTCCTCACCCATACGTGTGGGGCGGCCAG CATTTAATGCCTCCATACGGAACTCCTATTCCATACCCCGGTTTATATCCTCATGGAGGACTTTATCCTCATCCGGGTGTACCTCCTCCG GCTCCGGATGCAGTTAAAGAAATAGAAGGGAAGGGCCCTGACCGAAAAGAACGGGGTTCAACAAAGAAGTCCAAAGGAAATTCAGGAAATGCAGGTCTCGTAGTCGGAAAGTCTGGAGAAAGCGCAAAGTTGACTTCAGGCTCAGGAAATGACGGTGCCTCACAAAG TGCTGACAGTGGGAGTGAGGGCGTATCACAGTCAAGTGACGAGAACACTAATCAAAGA GAAGTTGGGACTAAGAAAAAAGGCTTTAACCAGATGCTTGCGGAAG GAGCAAATGCACAGAACAACGATACTGTTGGATACAGTGGTGCAGTCGTTCCAGCTACAGTTCCTGGGAACCCAGTAGGAACTATTCCAGGGACTAATTTGAACATGGGAATGGACCTTTGGAATACGTCTCCTGTTGGAACTATACCTCTTAGAGCGGCCACAGTTCCGCCGAAAATGGTTGGGCGTGAAGGAGTTCCAGCTGACCATGTATGGGTTCAG GATGAACGTGAACTAAAAAGGCAGAAAAGGAAGCAGTCTAATCGGGAGTCAGCCAGGAGGTCAAGGTTGCGCAAGCAG GCTGAATGCGAAGACTTACAATCCAAGGTTGAGATTTTGAACAATGAAAATCATAGCCTCAGTGACGAGCTGCAGAGGCTGTCCGAGCAATGCGAGAAGCTCTCAACTGAAAATAAGACTTTAATG GAAGAGCTGAACCAGCTATATGGACCAGATGCCGTAGCTGCTCTCCAAGGCGTCAGCACTAACATGCTAGCCCAATCAGTCCATGGTGATGGCAAAGGACAAGATGCATCGATACAAAGCAACAACTTGGTGTCGGGTCACCCAAATGGAAGTTTATATAACTCTAATAGCACTCAGCTCGGGTCTAATTGA
- the LOC113357036 gene encoding G-box-binding factor 1-like isoform X3 — protein sequence MGTGEESTAAKPAAPTASTQETPPTATYPDWTTQMQAYYGAAPPPPFFTSNVASSTPHPYVWGGQHLMPPYGTPIPYPGLYPHGGLYPHPGVPPPAPDAVKEIEGKGPDRKERGSTKKSKGNSGNAGLVVGKSGESAKLTSGSGNDGASQSADSGSEGVSQSSDENTNQREVGTKKKGFNQMLAEGANAQNNDTVGYSGAVVPATVPGNPVGTIPGTNLNMGMDLWNTSPVGTIPLRAATVPPKMVGREGVPADHQDERELKRQKRKQSNRESARRSRLRKQAECEDLQSKVEILNNENHSLSDELQRLSEQCEKLSTENKTLMEELNQLYGPDAVAALQGVSTNMLAQSVHGDGKGQDASIQSNNLVSGHPNGSLYNSNSTQLGSN from the exons ATGGGTACTGGAGAAGAAAGTACAGCAGCAAAGCCTGCTGCGCCAACTGCATCAACTCAG GAAACACCACCAACAGCCACATATCCTGATTGGACTACTCAAATGCAG GCATACTATGGTGCAGCCCCTCCGCCTCCCTTTTTCACTTCAAATGTTGCTTCCTCAACTCCTCACCCATACGTGTGGGGCGGCCAG CATTTAATGCCTCCATACGGAACTCCTATTCCATACCCCGGTTTATATCCTCATGGAGGACTTTATCCTCATCCGGGTGTACCTCCTCCG GCTCCGGATGCAGTTAAAGAAATAGAAGGGAAGGGCCCTGACCGAAAAGAACGGGGTTCAACAAAGAAGTCCAAAGGAAATTCAGGAAATGCAGGTCTCGTAGTCGGAAAGTCTGGAGAAAGCGCAAAGTTGACTTCAGGCTCAGGAAATGACGGTGCCTCACAAAG TGCTGACAGTGGGAGTGAGGGCGTATCACAGTCAAGTGACGAGAACACTAATCAAAGA GAAGTTGGGACTAAGAAAAAAGGCTTTAACCAGATGCTTGCGGAAG GAGCAAATGCACAGAACAACGATACTGTTGGATACAGTGGTGCAGTCGTTCCAGCTACAGTTCCTGGGAACCCAGTAGGAACTATTCCAGGGACTAATTTGAACATGGGAATGGACCTTTGGAATACGTCTCCTGTTGGAACTATACCTCTTAGAGCGGCCACAGTTCCGCCGAAAATGGTTGGGCGTGAAGGAGTTCCAGCTGACCAT CAGGATGAACGTGAACTAAAAAGGCAGAAAAGGAAGCAGTCTAATCGGGAGTCAGCCAGGAGGTCAAGGTTGCGCAAGCAG GCTGAATGCGAAGACTTACAATCCAAGGTTGAGATTTTGAACAATGAAAATCATAGCCTCAGTGACGAGCTGCAGAGGCTGTCCGAGCAATGCGAGAAGCTCTCAACTGAAAATAAGACTTTAATG GAAGAGCTGAACCAGCTATATGGACCAGATGCCGTAGCTGCTCTCCAAGGCGTCAGCACTAACATGCTAGCCCAATCAGTCCATGGTGATGGCAAAGGACAAGATGCATCGATACAAAGCAACAACTTGGTGTCGGGTCACCCAAATGGAAGTTTATATAACTCTAATAGCACTCAGCTCGGGTCTAATTGA
- the LOC113358549 gene encoding vicilin-like seed storage protein At2g18540 has translation MLRNSSPFWFALLIWSFLAINLCTSSNVISALKFSKDVSSSDHDRRFHFATKEERGTIAETEDGVISSVRISDGFNGTYHLQFITLEPNSLFLPVLLHADMVFYVHSGGGSMRWIDEENKKNHIDVEKGDIYRFPSGSVFYMRSNLESTREKLRVYSIFTDSNIENPQSLYIGAYSTINDLVRGFENKVLQTAFNVPEEVLDEITKASKPPAIVHLTTTTKDKHSEDELDWRSGIIESLVKRGSNSSSSSSGDDYSNGKKKKKTKTVNLFKRKPDFSNCNGWSVALTNKDVSALKDSDMGIFMVNLTKGSMMGPHWNPRASEIAIVTHGQGMITVFCPSNANESGCKNMRFKVKEGDVFTVPRFHPMAQMAYNNDSLVFMGFNTNARQNHPQFLAGKSSVFRTLNKDILAMSFNVPNTRMEQLLGSQVESIILECVSCAEEEEDRMREEEQRERREEEARERKKEEAKRREEEEKARERQEEEERKREEEETRRRREEARREEEEAKRREEERQAEEARRKEEQQRKQEEEAKRRQEEARREEEEAKREEEKRQERERKQREEQERQEKEAQQQEEEAQRRREAEEAQRRQQEEEARRAEKARRRQEEEARREETAARRRQKEEARRAEEEEAQRQERQEEAESRRKEEERQQREREIEEAKRTKEERQQREREIEEAKRAEEERQQRERGREEARQERQQTEREEEEARRAEVARQQKEIEMEEAKRAEQERQRREREREEARQEEEERRGGGGEETRRVLREREEARQEEEERRGGGGEETRRVLNPRI, from the exons ATGTTAAGAAATTCATCCCCATTTTGGTTTGCTCTCTTAATTTGGTCATTCCTTGCAATTAATCTTTGTACTTCTTCTAATGTTATATCGGCTTTGAAGTTTTCAAAGGATGTATCATCATCTGATCATGATAGGAGATTTCATTTCGCTACGAAAGAAGAAAGAGGCACAATAGCGGAGACTGAGGATGGAGTAATTTCATCTGTTCGAATCAGTGATGGTTTTAACGGAACTTATCACCTCCAGTTTATTACCTTGGAACCAAACTCTCTCTTTCTCCCTGTACTTTTGCATGCAGATATGGTGTTCTATGTACACTCAG GGGGTGGGAGTATGAGATggattgatgaagaaaacaagaaaaatcatATAGATGTTGAAAAAGGTGATATATACAGGTTTCCTTCGGGGTCGGTCTTCTACATGAGAAGCAACTTAGAATCAACAAGGGAAAAGCTAAGGGTTTACTCCATCTTCACTGATTCAAACATTGAAAATCCTCAG AGCTTGTATATTGGAGCATACTCAACTATAAATGATCTAGTCCGTGGGTTCGAAAACAAAGTCCTGCAAACAGCTTTTAAT GTTCCTGAAGAAGTTCTGGACGAGATTACAAAGGCTAGTAAGCCTCCAGCAATTGTACATTTAACAACCACCACCAAGGACAAACATTCTGAAGATGAGCTTGATTGGAGATCAGGAATTATTGAAAGTTTAGTCAAAAGAGGTAGCAATAGTAGTAGTAGTTCATCAGGAGATGATTATTCTAacgggaaaaagaagaagaaaaccaaaaccgtCAATCTTTTTAAAAGGAAACCAGATTTTTCAAATTGCAATGGATGGAGTGTTGCTCTGACCAACAAAGATGTCAGTGCACTAAAAGATTCTGATATGGGTATTTTCATGGTGAATCTTACTAAG GGTTCAATGATGGGTCCACACTGGAATCCAAGAGCTAGTGAGATAGCAATAGTTACACATGGACAAGGTATGATAACTGTGTTCTGTCCTAGTAATGCAAATGAATCGGGGTGCAAAAACATGAGGTTTAAGGTTAAGGAAGGAGATGTTTTTACTGTTCCAAGATTCCATCCGATGGCTCAGATGGCATACAACAATGATTCATTGGTTTTCATGGGATTCAATACAAATGCAAGGCAAAACCATCCACAATTCTTAGCTGGAAAAAGCTCAGTTTTCCGAACTCTGAATAAAGATATATTGGCCATGTCTTTCAATGTTCCGAATACAAGGATGGAGCAGTTGTTGGGTTCTCAGGTCGAGTCGATTATACTAGAGTGTGTCTCATGCGCCGAGGAAGAGGAGGACCGGATGAGGGAGGAAGAACAGAGGGAAAGACGCGAGGAAGAAGCAAGggagagaaaaaaagaggaagCAAAGAGACGagaggaagaggagaaggctAGGGAGAggcaagaagaagaggaaaggaaaAGGGAAGAAGAGGAAACTAGACGTAGACGAGAAGAAGCGAGGAGGGAGGAAGAAGAAGCTAAGAGACGAGAGGAGGAGAGGCAGGCAGAGGAGGCAAGAAGAAAGGAAGAACAGcagagaaaacaagaagaggaagCTAAAAGAAGACAAGAAGAAGCGAGGAGGGAGGAAGAAGAAGCCAAGAGAGAAGAGGAAAAGAGGCAAGAGAGGGAGAGGAAGCAAAGAGAAGAACAGGAAAGACAAGAAAAAGAGGCTCAGCAACAAGAAGAGGAAGCTCAAAGAAGGCGAGAAGCAGAAGAAGCGCAAAGAAGACAACAAGAAGAGGAAGCCAGAAGAGCAGAGAAGGCTCGAAGACGGCAAGAAGAGGAGGCCAGGAGAGAAGAGACGGCAGCTCGAAGACGGCAAAAAGAAGAGGCCAGGAGAGCAGAGGAGGAGGAGGCTCAAAGGCAGGAAAGGCAAGAAGAAGCAGAAagtagaagaaaggaggaagagaGACAACAAAGGGAAAGAGAGATAGAAGAGGCAAAAAGAACCAAGGAAGAGAGACAACAAAGGGAAAGAGAGATAGAAGAGGCAAAAAGAGCTGAGGAAGAGAGACAACAAAGGGAGAGAGGAAGAGAAGAGGCTAGACAAGAGAGACAGCAAactgaaagagaagaagaggaggccAGAAGAGCTGAAGTAGCGAGACAACAAAAGGAAATAGAGATGGAAGAGGCAAAAAGAGCCGAGCAAGAGAGACAACGAagggagagagaaagagaagaggcTAGACAAGAGGAAGAAGAGAGGAGAGGTGGCGGTGGAGAAGAGACCAGAAGGGTTCTAAGAGAAAGAGAAGAGGCTAGACAAGAGGAAGAAGAGAGGAGAGGTGGCGGTGGAGAAGAGACCAGAAGGGTTCTAAATCCACGAATATAG